The proteins below come from a single Balaenoptera ricei isolate mBalRic1 chromosome 17, mBalRic1.hap2, whole genome shotgun sequence genomic window:
- the FAM110B gene encoding protein FAM110B, whose amino-acid sequence MPTESLQTGSMVKPVSPAGTFTSAVPLRILNKGPDYFRRQAEPNPKRLSAVERLEADKAKYVKSQEVINAKQEPVKPAVLAKPPVCPGAKRALGSPTLKGFGGGAKSEGGAPRETLKLEILKNILNSSEGSSAGSGHKHGARNWPAPRADAPELHRHSFAESLRVRATPGRGSPQEGGSHVGRRPLEPAAADAFLHVSHSSSDIRKVTGAKPLKAIPCSSSAPPLPPKPKVAAPAAVRSPEAEAAEPACGVGRRPSLQRSKSDLSDRYFRVDADVERFFNYCGLDPEELETLGMENFARANSDIISLNFRSASMISSDCEQSQDSNSDLRNDDSANDRVPYGISAIERNARIIKWLYSIKQARESQKVSHV is encoded by the coding sequence ATGCCCACGGAGAGCCTACAGACAGGTAGCATGGTGAAGCCGGTCAGCCCCGCCGGCACCTTCACGTCGGCCGTGCCCCTGCGCATCCTCAACAAGGGGCCCGACTACTTTCGCCGGCAGGCGGAGCCCAACCCCAAGCGACTCAGCGCCGTGGAGCGGCTGGAGGCCGACAAGGCCAAGTACGTCAAGAGCCAGGAGGTCATCAACGCCAAGCAGGAGCCCGTGAAGCCGGCCGTGCTGGCCAAGCCCCCCGTGTGCCCGGGCGCCAAGCGCGCGCTCGGCAGCCCCACGCTCAAGGGCTTCGGCGGCGGCGCCAAGAGCGAGGGCGGCGCGCCGCGCGAGACCCTGAAGCTCGAGATCCTCAAGAACATCCTCAACAGCTCGGAGGGCTCGAGCGCGGGCTCGGGCCACAAGCACGGCGCGCGGAACTGGCCGGCGCCGCGCGCCGACGCGCCCGAGCTGCACCGGCACTCGTTCGCCGAGTCGCTGCGCGTGCGCGCCACGCCCGGCCGCGGCAGCCCGCAGGAGGGCGGCTCGCACGTGGGCCGGCGGCCGCTCGAGCCCGCCGCCGCCGACGCCTTCCTGCACGTGTCGCACAGCTCCTCGGACATCCGCAAGGTGACGGGCGCCAAGCCCCTGAAGGCCATCCCCTGCAGCAGCTCCGCACCGCCGCTGCCCCCCAAGCCCAAGGTCGCCGCCCCGGCCGCGGTCAGGTCCCCCGAGGCCGAGGCGGCCGAGCCGGCCTGCGGGGTGGGCCGGAGACCCTCGCTCCAGCGGTCCAAGTCGGACCTGAGCGACAGGTACTTCCGGGTGGACGCCGACGTGGAGCGCTTCTTCAACTACTGCGGACTGGACCCCGAGGAGCTGGAAACCCTAGGCATGGAGAACTTCGCCCGCGCCAACTCCGACATCATCTCCCTCAACTTCCGCAGCGCCAGCATGATCAGCTCAGACTGTGAACAGTCCCAGGACAGCAACAGTGACCTTAGAAACGATGACAGTGCCAATGACCGGGTGCCCTATGGCATCTCCGCGATCGAGAGAAACGCTCGCATCATCAAGTGGTTGTATAGCATCAAACAAGCCAGAGAGTCGCAGAAGGTGTCCCACGTGTAA